The genomic window gccgcaaagacttatagtatcttagagtttgttagagacagtagtcgtgtccgttatggacatatcttgtaattctcgggtataaatagacccgagccctatgtaacttttaacacacacgttcaatataatttcggcgcatcgccacctttttgctttagttttatttcgacgagttcttgctttcgggttgagctgcatcaatttcgatcttcaacaagaggtaaaacttgttatgacggcttgcattctcgggattagtgcttccatctttatgacactctaatcttgtttatgtaattcgtcgagttatcatatattttatataatctctggcaacaccgctatctaatctacaatcggctaacgtcCGTCGAAGAGGGCAgtcgattaggttagatttcgACGTtgacctagattatataagatatctaccactctatgaaacttctagcggcttgattgtctagatattgatcttcttttcatacttaatgctgcatcagttgagtttgatctactaagtcgtgcttagaatatcaatctctagcctgctttctggttgccaattagggtagcatcggagtttcagccgatcttatctgatttaattatatttgctctatatgctatattgacatgttaaatctgccctttatgccaagatattactgtatttgaatatattaggcttttgcttGATATTCTATAcctgttttaatatcctgatataaagtagtatcggagtattagccgatacatgctatatctatctgatcggctatgctgtaaacatatatagtcctgttattaatatatatttcggtctaagtgatttatactatctcggcatggcaaccgatctatcctaatcacttgatttaagtatatatcgatataaggagttcATATCGttaacatctacagccgatcgagtagatttagttctttcttacttattcaagATTACCGATCGatacacatatgacatcggctcaaacataaatgatatgtcatcagcatttagccgatcggctatcatttatagatttaactacgctttctttgcttctatttcttgttgattataggatcaaatcaactggcacgctagcacatccgaaggcgagctttggatctgcactggagttaagcagatctcccaggcctcgtgttttctgtcaacaagtATATAATTGGCAACATTGGCTCCATGCCTTCAAAAGTTCCCGGGTTTTGATTTACACATCGAGAGTTTCTGATGCTCTTAAATACTATCCAAAGTTTCTATTACCTTTTTGTACCACAACCGTTACCTTTCTATGACCTTGGGACTCCATTTGAGATGGTTTTGCAAGACCAGGGATGTATTATATCTGGTACTGCGGTTCAAAACATTCTTAAACTcgctgtcaaaattttgttaaacttgcCGTCACCAAAGTTTTGAACTCAAAGGTTTTTCCAAGGGATGCCTGTTAAAAATTGTTTCAGTGGATAGCCTGGTTCCTATAGGCCGTGGTCGACGAGAACTTATAATCGGGGGCAGAAAAACTTCAATCTGTAGCGCTACTTCCAGAGTTACCAAAACTCGAAGTATCTATACTGCGGCTGACAGCGAATTATTTTTAGCTGTCCTGCCTTTCCTTTCGGAAATGCGAGAACAGGTAGTTTCAGCGGAGCGTAGGTGGCAGGCAGTTATATGGATACGGTGCTTTACCCGTAGACGCTTCTCCAGCTCTCGCAAGAATTGTATGGGAGTCGTCCTCGGGGGGACTTCCCGAATGACCAACAGATGTTCTATGGATACAAGCTATTTCATGTTCCAAACGAAAATTTTGAGGATTCCGGCCCGCGAGAACTCTTTCTTTTAATCTGTATCTTTTTACCAGTAATAGGAATCGGTATTTATCCAGATTTTGTTCTCTCGCTATAAGAATGCTGGTTTTAAGAACGAGTGATTGCCCTTCTCCGACCCTTACTGCCCAACCGGAGAGCGGACGGTTAATGTGTTCCACTTATTGAACAGGGTCTATGGTCGGTACCACGCGCATTACTTGGAACAACTAGGAAAGTAAGATAagataagaaagaaaaaaaaatattcggaATAGCAGAATAAGAAATgcaaaaatgaagaaaagggAACCTAATCTCACCTCCTTCTGTACCATAAAGAAAAGAACCAGAGATTtttacccttctctaaaaagaaGCCATATTACCCCCTGCCTTACCCTTAAGGGCTAAGAACTGAATAGGCTGACTCTAGATTCTAACTGAAAATACTCAAAATTGGACTCTGCAGGCTTTCAAGCAGATTGATACCTACTTTACTTgccaaaaatatttgatgaaTGCCACTAAAACTCCATCCTCTGAATAATCTTGTTGAAACCATGATCTTTCAAACTTGAAAACCCTTTGAACAGTTCAGTCTCACACTCCAgcaacaaaggaacatggtcTGAACCATATCTAGGAAGGGCAGTCACCACAGCATGGGTATACAACATTTAATCCCCAGTCTATTGTAAAAAGGAATTTGTCTAACTTAGCAGCTGACACAGCATTGTTCCAAGTGAATTTGCGCCCTTGCAAAGGTAGCCTCTGGGGCTAGAAGAAGCTTTTCCCGCATTCCTGTTGATGCAGATCAGACGAGAAGGGCCATCTCTTTACTAGAATCTTCTCCCGGCGGGTAAAGACAGAGAAGGGCGGCGAGGAATTGGTCGACTCAGTAGTATAGCCCCGATCGAGAGATGGTTTTGACCTCAGTGCGGGGTAGAGGTGAGATTGAAGTTGCCGAGTGCTCGCTTTATTTAGCCCTAATTCGGGAAGGCTTGATAGTCCTAAGAAAGGTGTAGGACTATAAGGTGGGGGGGGGGATATAAATGAAAATGGGTAATGTTTTGATGTTTGATGACCAGCGAAAATAAGACCTAAAATGAACTTGTTCTTAGAAGTCTTTCAGGACAATATTAATTAGGCCAGGCCCGTTTAGTCCGTACAAGGCTTTTTCTCGGCCCAATTCCTAAGCCCGGCCTGAAATATCTGGACTTACATGGGTCTCTCTGGCCCAAAAGGCCCACATAAACCAAACGAAACCACGCGAGATGACATGGCACATTCAAGCCCTCCCATTGGCCATGCCACGGCACCAccccgcgtgggccccacgacCTCCCTTCGCCGAAactttcccctcctccttcctcccgaaGCAAAATCCGAGCATCTCCGACGAGTCCGCCATATTTAAACACACCCACGAGCGGCAACCCACCGCGAGAGACAAAAATATCTCCATCGCGATCTCCATGGATGTAGAGTTCTTCGCCGACCTCGACCTCGACGCGCTcctcgcctccttctcctccgccgccgccgccgccggctccggcgtCTCGGGCCTCTTCGCCCCGTCACCGCCGCACGATGCGGAGGCGGGGTCGCCGGAGTCGGTGAGCTCCCGGCGGCCCAGCCCTGCCCGGGAGGCGGCGCTGTCGGAGATCGAGAGGTTCCTGATGGAGGAGGGccccgcggcggaggagggggtcGGCGCGGAGGATTTCTTCGACGCGCTGCTAGtcgacggcggggaggaggaggaggaagaagaggggaaggggagtGAGGCGGGGGGAAGCACGGATGGGGATTCCGGGAAGGAGAATGAGGTGGCTACCCCGGACGCGGAGAAGGAGGatgtggaggcggaggtggatgGCGATGATCCCATgagcaagaagaagaggaggtatgTATGAATTGCCTAAAAACTTGGGATTTCTAAAAATCAGGGGGATTTCGTGTGTACAAAGATTTGTGAATTTACATAGGTAGCTAGGAATAATGGTCAGGTTTTAGTTCAACACAATTGATCTTATTCAGTGAGTGCCAGAAGTCCAGAACCGCACTACACCcatagtacattttttttattaattaaaacattatatatgtacatacatgaGTATATGATCTAATTTGTCGTAATAAGATGCATGGTCTTTTTAGTGCTAATCGTTTGTGAAATTGTAAGAAATTGCTAGGCTTTCAATTATAAGAGTGTATGGTCTTTTCAACTATAAGATGTTTCCGTAATCAAAGATGTTCTAGTTAGACAATAATCTAATAGTATGTGTTATGAATTTATCAGGCAGATGAGAAATAGGGATTCTGCCATGAAatcgagggagaggaagaagatgtaTGTTAAGGACCTAGAGACTAAGAGCAAGTATCTAGAGGCCGAATGTCGTCGCCTCAGCTACGCGCTTCAGTGCTGCGCAGCTGAGAACATGGCGCTGCGCCAGAGCTTGTTGAAGGATAGGCCTGTCGGTGCCGCCACAGCCATGCAGGAGTCTGCCGTACTCACGGGTAAGACATATCGACAACATTTTCTGTTTCATACTTCTATTTCGACATGGATGAACAAATCTTTTCTTGCCGATCATTTTGAATTGCTCAGTATGCTGACAAACTTGTGCTTGGCATCAATATATTCGGTGTGGTCTCATGGATGATCCGCCTAAGCTAATTTTTGTTGAATTCCCATGAAATCAAACAGCTAGCTATTGTAGTTATAGCCAATTGTTGACTACATTTTCTGTGTACAAGTATGCGTGGTTTATGCACAAATCTGCATTGTTTATACAATAACACTTGCTTAGCCTTTTGTTTTCCAACTTTGGACCTAATCAATCACCGACTGAAGTTGACATTAACTGGAACATGGTTTCTTTGCTATCCTACAGTATGCTTGAGTCATAATCCTGATGCTCCTACAGTATATTTGTGTCATAAACCTGATGCTAAAGGTAACCTTTTCCTGTTTGCAGAAACCCTGCCGCTGGTTTCCCTGCTTTGGCTCGTGAGCATCGTGTGCCTACTCCTGGTGCCCGGTCTACCCAACCGAAACCCGGTGGCTCGAAGCAGCGCCGGAAGAGATCTCGCGACGGTAACCGGAAAGAAGACAAGCAGTGAACAACAGCTAGAAGAAACATTACTACTCCATGGGAGGCGTTGCAAGGGCTCGAGGGCGAGGATCAAGCTAGATACCGGACCGTTCCGTTTAGCAGCAGCTGCTTGCTAGGCTGCCGCTTCCTTGCAAAGTTGTTTCCAGTCTGTATTGTAGCTAGCAAATCAAATTGGCTTGTCTATCGCCTGTCGTGCTGCCGCTTATCCATGGActatctttttcattttttggttCATTCCCCCCTTGTTTTTATAATATCCTCCTATGCATAATGCATTATCCAGGTAGTTTTGAAATCTGGTTTTGTTGAGTTGTTTGCTGGCTTCTCATCTTGTCGGAAGATTTACGGTTGCTCCTACACTCCTACTTGCCAGGCTCTCTGGAAGTGTATGGCAGTAAAAAACAGATATATTGTTCCTCAGCAGTATTTGCCTTGATGTGAGTAAatgaaacaaataaacaaacaaGTGCAAACATAGTTGATCTTTGCTTTCCATTAATCATTAATCGTGAACATATAATCTACCATAAATTTTCGACAGTAAACGCAACTTCCTGTCCGGTATGATTTTCAGGGAAATTTTCCCATTTGCTTCAGTTCATTATAGTTCTGTCGAAAGCTTAATTGTATGACCACCCAAAATCACCATTGAGTAAGATAAACACTTTCTCGTAGCTACTACTAACCCGAACTGTGATTACGCAACACAAACAAAGTTGGCCATGGTGTTGACAGTTCAACTGTTCAAGGTTAAGGTCCTGTTCGAAACAGCTACTGTCTTTCCTTAGATTATTGATACGGGTTGTTTACACATGATTAGTAtgataaattagaaaaataaaattcacaaATAGCTAAGGATAGACAGTCTAATGCAGCAGAAGAAAGcttctaaaaaaatcatctttttaaAAACGTGAAGCAAATAATCTGTAGCAAAGATCTTAGCAAAAATCTGGGAAAATGGGCTAAGCTACACAAgtagttaggctgtgtttagttcacactgaagtttggaaattttgttgaaatcgatatgatgtgatagaaaagttgtgtgtgtatgaaaggtttgatgtgatggaaagttggaagtttgaaaaaaaacttttaaactaaacagggcctaactgAGAAGACGGGCTAAGCTACACAAGTAATGAGAAACGTTTAGGGGTTTTTCAGCTAGCTTCATAAGATGGTGGACAGTGGTGGACTAATTGGTTTGGGTTCGAAGTCTCACCccattctatttatttgatattaggccATTCCATAATATTTGTGGTTTTTACACAAGTAATAAAGACAAACTAATTTCTATACGcatagggcttgtttagttgggaaaaaaatttgggtttggttgtcacatcggatatacggacacacatttaaagtattaaacgtagtctaataagaTTCCACCagaaaaccgcgagacaaatttattaagcctaattaatccgtcattagcaaatatttactgtagcaccacattgttaaatcatggtgcaattaggctcaaaagattcgtcttgcaatttccgtcaaaactgtgtaattggtttgtttttttcacatttaggacttgtttagttggggaaaaatttTAGATTTAGTTGTCACATTAGATATACGggcacacatttaaagtattaaatgtagtctaataacaaagcaaattacagattctgtcaggaaactgcgagacaaatttattaagcctcattaatccatcattagcaaatgcttactgtagcaccacattatcaaatcatggcgcaattagacttaaaagattcatctcgcaatttacgtgcaaactgtgtaattggttttttttattttgtccaaaattaatactccatgtatgttctaaaatattcgatatgatgggtgaaaagtttttgttttagaaacTAAATAAGgctttaatactccatacatatatccaaacattcgatgtgatgagtgaaaagttttttttttgaaactaagGGCCAATTCATtgtgatgccattttcaaccttaccaaattttgataaagttgtcaaaaaaaaatagctacatttagtttgctatcaaattttaataaccatataagaaatcaatccaaaatttgataattttttttaatcaaagtgaacaggccctaaacgAGCCCATTAAGTTCGTCATGCTATTATTAAGCAAAAGGTACAGTATCTACTTATGATCTGAAGGAGAATCAGAAGTtgggctgctggctgctgctggtTCTCAGCTCACCCGCCGTGGTGGTGGGGACTTTCTAGAAGAAGACGGCAAGTGTCAAGACTTGTAGTTTACTCCGTTGATCTGTTCCAACCaaacctccctctccctccccccctcccctgccacctccacctccacgctcCCCTTCCAACCACAACCCCCCATCAGCGCGAGCTCCTCCAGATCTccccccacctccaccgccgatGACCTCCGCCGCCTAGCTTCCCATCCACCGCAATGTCGTCGCCGGCTGCGGgcgaggccgacgccgccgcccgcgtgcTCGCCCGCGCCCTCGACAAGGTCATCAAGCACTCCTCCTGGCGCAAGCACtccgcgctcgtcgccgcctccaaGTCCGCCCTCGacctcctctccgcctccccGGATGTCG from Oryza glaberrima chromosome 6, OglaRS2, whole genome shotgun sequence includes these protein-coding regions:
- the LOC127775660 gene encoding bZIP transcription factor 50, with product MDVEFFADLDLDALLASFSSAAAAAGSGVSGLFAPSPPHDAEAGSPESVSSRRPSPAREAALSEIERFLMEEGPAAEEGVGAEDFFDALLVDGGEEEEEEEGKGSEAGGSTDGDSGKENEVATPDAEKEDVEAEVDGDDPMSKKKRRQMRNRDSAMKSRERKKMYVKDLETKSKYLEAECRRLSYALQCCAAENMALRQSLLKDRPVGAATAMQESAVLTETLPLVSLLWLVSIVCLLLVPGLPNRNPVARSSAGRDLATVTGKKTSSEQQLEETLLLHGRRCKGSRARIKLDTGPFRLAAAAC